In the Besnoitia besnoiti strain Bb-Ger1 chromosome IX, whole genome shotgun sequence genome, CTGGGTCGACGACGATACGGTCGATACGCAGCATCGTAACGCAGTGCCGAATCCTGTAAATAACAGCACACCAACGTATACACAGGGAAAAAACCTTCCACCCGAGGAAGGCTTACAAGAGCTCGCTGCTCATCGAAGAAGACCGAAGAGATGGTGAAACGTGGGAAAGCCTCGGCCATTTGAAGACCGTACCTCCGAAAACGTGAAACACGCCGGGACTTCCTATAGAAGAAGCTGAGCGTTTCGCCTGCCAGAGTCTGCAAGCAAGGGCCAGCAGGGAGACCGAACTATCAGGTGCAGGAAATACACAACCGCATATCCATGACACCGATCCACAAGACACGCGCGACTTGCGAGACAGGGAGATGCTGAGCAGCAGTGTGCAGCTTTCGGGCACATCATGACATTTCACGGATGCATcgctgcgaggcggaggacgctaTGGAACACCACAGCGGTCAGTGCAGGACAAAACAGTCGGCCCCCGCGCTACTACCGGAATCCGCCTCCTAGCGCATCTTCTCTACGCTAAAGCGTCAATCGCCGCTCTCACCTGCTCTTCCACGGTTGCTTCCACTTTAGCAAACGGCACCCTGAAGCCAAACAAAAACCGGGCAGCCTCATCGCCTGCTCGCTTGCCGACTCGCCCATACCAGCACTACGACAGCGTCGGGAGATGAGCGAACGACTCATCAGGCCGCAGTTCACACGCAAGGGACAGCACTGTGACGTCCCTgagcagagagacgacgccAGTTCCATCAGGTCATCGCCTTACGTGGGTTTGCCAATAATCGTCCAGTCGCGAGACCCGACGAGCATGACAGTGCCGAAGACGATCTTATCtcctgcatgcagcgcagACATGGAATGGGAAACATCTGAGTACGAGACAGCACAATCAAAGGGGGGAAGTCGCGCACAACACAGGGCACCAAAGCCGGATGGATCATTCACAATCTGAGCATCATAGGATTAGAAATCCAACACGAGCATAGAACATAACTTGAGAATATTCTGGAAATCCAGCGCGGCAGAACGAAACCCTCCAATGTGCGGCTCCTAGAGGCTCAGGGGGCCCATATCCCGTAGCGGCCGCGTGTCAACACAAAACAAAAAACAGCAGGGTACCTTTCGGGTGGAAGGTCGACAAGCCGTACTCTTCGGTTTCCCTGTTAAGTCTGCGGCAAATCACCGGCACTTGATTCTCACCTGCTTGCTTGCGGTGCAGCTTTTCAGCCTGAATTAAATCCCCAGCTGTGACCTGGTTTGCGTAACAGAAAGACAGCCACCTTTGTAAtgaggcagagagcgcgaTACCGAACAGCCGTGATATATCCCAACACCCTTCTCCCCATAAAACAGTAAAGCAAGGAATGCAAAGCGCAGCAAAATTTCCCTATAAATGCTGTTTGCATCCTCATCGGCAGCTTAATCATTCACATATCGGCGCTTGTTGCTGATTTGTGAACGTCAGATCGGGGTGAGATCATGTTTACAAATCTTCTAGGGATGCGAGCGGTAGAAACAGTCCCCCTTTCATTTCCTCAGCGAAGCGAGTCGGATTGTTTCATACCTTGTGCTGAGTGGACACGTTGCTTTTCATGACGCAGAAAAGCTCATCTTGGGGAGTCTGCTTGAGAAAGCGAAGCCAGGCGGGAGAGGGGCCGCCTTTGCCCCAGCCAGGGACTAGAGGATCTaggcggcctctgccttcAACGCGCCCCTCCTCCGGGTTCAGCGCCACATGCTGGAGAAGCGTTTCACGTTCCCTGAGGTCGGCGGTGCCCCCTTGAGAGATAAGCCCCTGCGCTGTGTCCCCGCCCCCATTGACGGCGACAAAGTCGCTCGAATCTCCTGTGGAAGCTTCTGAATACTCCTGCACATTTTCCCGACCTGGGCCTGTCCGTCGCGCTCTGTTGAAAGTGCTCCTGCCTCTCCGGTAGCTCTGTTTCGGATTGACATGGAAGACCAGAGCCCAGGCGGGGTCGGGAAGAGGACGGATGTTTCGAGGCATCTTCCACTTTCTTGCAATATTAaacttcttcttcctttgcCGGCATGTCTTTCTCCACCGGAGCTGGAGGTCTCGGTATGTCTCAAACAAATTCATATCCTTGGATGCGGTCTCCTCAGATGTGTTCGCTGCAAGAGGATGTAGAGGAACGCGAGGAGGGACCATTCTTCGGCGCCGGTGCTTCCCGCGAAATATCTCCTACGCGCACGTATACAGGTGAAAAGAGATCAACCAGAAAGTTTCAGCATCAGCGCCACGTGCCGTTGGCAGAAAAGACGATCCCCCACTTTGACAGGGAGTTACCAAGGCGGGAGCCGCCGTCTTCGAACGCGCAAAAGACTTCTCGCTTGCAAAGCTGCAGATAGTTCTCACCAAGTGCCCTGTATAGTCCAGCACCAGGCGACATCAGAAGATTACCCCTCACAGTGGAAGCCAGAAAAAGGCACACATCCCACtaaggccgcgcgccgccctcaaAAACCCTTCACACGAGAAAGTGGAAGACGGATCCTGCTTACAATGCGGTGGCCAATGACACGGCGCTGGGGGTACATCATTACACTGCGAACGAAGTGGCTCGCGGACGGGGGAAACACCTGGCCCAAATGACGTGAAA is a window encoding:
- a CDS encoding putative 50S ribosomal protein L21 (encoded by transcript BESB_014270), translated to MLARCCLGQRSLPSRSVRQGPAGKLVVRSRATFGTLIEAGSGRTSLPSRYEAAKAKHRRWLTVTSSARQVRKGVRRCSSLALSSGVCNSTSSVLRQPLRPNTGHNSRRGSSSLNFNTAVADHIACCGSSSSSPSPLMTSLPFQVMSTRSSSFLSPCRTTCLSSCAFGMGSHSCCRFSSGRCMGIPSVSCLRVRMQSHADFVECPFQAQDQLTGDKTAVHLHPFGCSHAPLLGTQGLRASLPFLPVSRHLGQVFPPSASHFVRSVMMYPQRRVIGHRIEIFRGKHRRRRMVPPRVPLHPLAANTSEETASKDMNLFETYRDLQLRWRKTCRQRKKKFNIARKWKMPRNIRPLPDPAWALVFHVNPKQSYRRGRSTFNRARRTGPGRENVQEYSEASTGDSSDFVAVNGGGDTAQGLISQGGTADLRERETLLQHVALNPEEGRVEGRGRLDPLVPGWGKGGPSPAWLRFLKQTPQDELFCVMKSNVSTQHKVTAGDLIQAEKLHRKQAGDKIVFGTVMLVGSRDWTIIGKPTVPFAKVEATVEEQTLAGETLSFFYRKSRRVSRFRRIRHCVTMLRIDRIVVDPEMTVDPPPPKPDRLLDLWANRWLYPDELEGIKRDESGTPVAAEIYDGAEHQKGSYQRRGLTASYRWHPDPQSSHWRP